A stretch of DNA from Triticum dicoccoides isolate Atlit2015 ecotype Zavitan chromosome 2A, WEW_v2.0, whole genome shotgun sequence:
TCCGATCTCACAGGAATGTTGTTAAAACGTTTGTGTGTCGTGGCGGTGCTTCATGTAGGAACAGGACCATGGACACACACACCACCTGACATTGCGTTTGCTTGTCTTGTTGAATAATACTTTCTTCGTTTCAAAATAAGTGTTTCGATTAACTTTGATACAAAGTTGTAATAAGATTGTGACACTTAAGACAGAGGAAGTAATTAAGAAAGAATTTTCCATGATTGGCCGTCTGATCGATCTGCGGTTGGCGCAGCTTTGCTTGTTTCATTGTTTGTACAAGTCGGCAAGTGGAATTCATTCGGTTTATGTTGACTAGTTGGCCGGACTAGCCTGCCTGCCGTGGGTCAAGTTCAACGAGTCAGTCGTCAACAGCAACAGCGACACCGGCCGCAGCAGCAGGTGTCTGACTGTCTTCTTCCCCTTATCCGTCCCTTTCCTCCCTCCAACCCCCGCCTCTAGACTTATTAGATCCTCAATCGCTACAAGtaacacacacgcgcgcacactgGCCGAGGAATCGTAAAAGCCACGACTTCTTCCTCCTTCGTCCACCTTCGTCTCCCTCCCTTCCGCGCAGGCCGCTCACCCCCTCCCCTGCCTCGCCCCGTCGGATCATCCGCGCCGCTGCCCGCCCCCCGAGGTAATCCACCATACATATGCTGCCAATTAGTTGATTGATCTTGCTCTTCCGTCACAGCCTTGGTTTGATTTTccatggagggagggagggagtgaAACCCCCTCCCAGTAGCTAGCTGCCGCTGCCCTGCTCTGTTTTCTTGGTAATTGCCCCGCTCTCCTCTGCTTCCGGTAGAAGGAAGGAAGGGAGGAGTTCCTCTTTCTTCCTAGGGTACACTGCTCCACTGCTCAATCCGATCCGCAATTGCATCTGAACCTACCAACCGTGCGAACAGTAGCAAGTTTTTTTTGGGGATTCATTCACCACGTACAGAACTGATGATACATTTGGCTGCTTGCCTGCTTGTGTTCACCAATCCCGTCCCTCTCCCTAGATCGCGCCCTAAATCGTGCGACAATATAATACTGTGCCTCCTTGCCTGCCTGCTTTAATTTGCTTGTGTTCATCTTCATCCACATCCACCATGTGCCTCGCCCTCTGCTGCGCTGCTTCTAGATCGTGCAACAATATTATACCTGCTTGATGGTGGTGTTTGTTGGAGAGAACCTTGACTTGGGGCCTGGCGGCTAAGCTACTTTACCATTCTTTACTACCACATACCAGTTCATCGTCCACCAGCTTTCTTGACTATCATGCCCCCGAATTCACACGCGCCCGATTACTCAACTCACTCACACTATTCTCCTACTGATCCATAAGCTTCCTTATCTATCAGGAAACCAAATCGGTCGGTCAGTGCTTCACCGCAGCGGCGCGGCGACGATGTGGTGGCTGCCGCCATGCTTCCACGGCGGCaacgcggccaagggggagggccgAGACCAGTTCGACCCCAACCCCGTGTCGCCGGCCGCGGCCTCGGCGCGGTCCATGAGCACGGCCACGTCGTCCACGATCACTGCCCCGTCCGGCTCCGACCTCACCGGCTCCATCAACGCCTCCGACATGAGCGCCGACTCCATCCAGCGCCCGCAGCAGTACCCGAGCTTCGCCGACCGGCCCGCCAACCTCCGGGTCTTCACCTACGCCGAGCTGCGGGCCGCCACCCGCAACCTCAGCCGCTCGCTCATGCTCGGCGAGGGCGGCTTCGGCTGCGTCTACCGGGGCGCCATCAAGGTCGACGCCGCCGCCGGAGACGGGACGCCTCCCCCGATGGAGGTCGCCGTCAAGCACCTCAACCGGAACGGCCTTcaggcaagatacatacagatataCTCCACCAACTACATGTGCACATTGCTCTTTGGTGGCTCTGTCCGTCAGTAAAATTAATGGCGAATTTGATGATCTTGATCAGGGGCACAAGGAGTGGCTGACGGAGGTCAACGTCCTGGGCATCGTGGACCATCCCAATCTGGTGAAGCTGGTAGGCTACTGCGCCGACGACGACGAGCGAGGGGCGCAGAGGCTGCTGGTGTACGAGTACATGCCTAACCGGAGCGTGGACGATCACCTGTCGGGCAGAGCAATCGGGACGACTCTGTCATGGCCTATGCGGCTCAGGGTGGCTCTCGACGCCGCCAAGGGGCTCAAGTACCTGCACGAGGACATGGATTTTCAGGTACTTCTTCTTCTGTGCTTCGATTGAAGCCTGAAACATCTGAATGAATTGAAATGAAGCTCCATCTGCAGGGAGACATGAACTGAATTTGTGACATTGCGTTGCTCAGATAATTTTCCGGGACCTCAAGACATCAAACATTCTGCTGGATGAAGACTGGAACGCCAAGCTTTCAGACTTCGGCATGGCTAGGGAAGGCCCGACGGAGGGCCTCACACACGTCTCCACAGCGGTAAGAAAATGAAGCTAGCATTCAGATACGCCATGTTTTCTAGACGAAAAATTAATTCAGATACAGGTCAGAAGTACGTACGAAATGGATTATGACATGTATGATGATATTGATGTATCTACAGGTGGTTGGCACCCTGGGGTACGCGGCACCGGAGTACATCCAGACGGGGCGGCTGAACGCCAAGAGCGACATCTGGAGCTACGGCGTGCTGCTCTACGAGCTCATCACGGGGCGGCGGCCCATCGACGGGGAGCGGCCGAGGGGCGAGCAGAAGCTGCTGGACTGGGTGAAGCCCTACATCTCCGACACCAACAGGCTGCGGCTGATCGTGGACCCCAAGCTGGAGGGCCGCTACAGCATCAAGTCGGTGGCCAAGCTGGTCACCGTCGCCAACCGCTGCCTCGCCAGGCTGCCCAAGGCGCGCCCCAGGATGGGGGAGGTGCTGGACATGGTGCAGAAGGCCGTCGACgtcgacggcgccgccgccggtgctGGCGCACCTCCGCTGCACCActacagcagcggcggcggcagggaggagGGGGGCAGCTCGAAGCTGAGGCGGGATGGCAAGAAAGGGTTTCATGGCCAGTGGCGAGCTGGAAGAGGAAAAGGACCCCTCATGTGCTGATGCTGATGCTAGTTTAATTCAGGTGATTGATTAGATTTTTCTAGGATCTCAATTAATCCTAGTACGGCAGTAGTATGTGTGTTGGTGGTGGTGTTCCCAGGAAGAGTCATAGTGTGCAGTGTCAATTGTGTGGATATGACATGGCTATATAATATGGTTAGGTGAGTGAGTCAGTGATTATCCTATCAACCATCATTATTAAAAAGAAAATCCCAGCCCTCCTTTTTGCTGTAAAATTCAGCATAAAGTCTTCGTAGACCTCTTTCCGatgaaaaaatcattttttttgtgTAATTCCAAATGTGAAGCAAGTCTCCGTATCTTATTGGTGGGACTGAATACTTGAAATTCAACAGAACCCCTGTTTTCTTCTTAATCTCTTTGTTCTTCACCCCTTTTGCACAGCAGTGTTGTTTTCAGATTGGAAATTTGGAATGCTTGTTGTTTCCTTGTTTTACTGACTACTCCCTCggtcccacaatataagatgtcATTACATATTTACATCCAATTTATTGGGGTTCTAGGATTGCTTACCGCTCATGACCCGTGGTAAGGATGTGAGGTACTTATAGTAGGCACTCTCCCTCTCCACTCGTCCCCTGGGGCGGGCATCCTCATTTGTTGTTGTTCCTCTCTGGAATTGCTATAGCTTAGGTCAAACCAGTGGGAGCTCGTTTGCCATGTCTTCACGGTGGAGGCTTGAGCTGGAGCTCGAAACAAGGTGCTCCAGGTGCAAGCTCGGGAAGATGTTGGATAGAGAGAGGAATGGGTCCTGAGTTGCACAATCCGGCTCCGCTGGGACTCTCGCAAGCCCAAACTAAGGTCCGTGCCTCTATTGTTGATGCTGAGAGGCTACTAATTTGACAATAATTTTGTATGCTGGAAGTGTGCGTGTGTTTTGTTGTGTACACAAGGGCGGTTGTTGCAACCATTTACGATTATGGGTGCTACTACAAGGGTTTGTTTTAATGTTACAAATGTCTTGTGCATCGTTTTCAAATAATTTTTTGTGATGTTCTAAATGCAATTTTAGCGTTCCCTATTTTGATTTTCTATTGCATATGTTATGACCCATTTTCCGTCGTTCACAATAATTGGAGACCCTTTTGTATAATATTTTTTGTTGGATGTGTGTTGTAAGATATTATAATATTTTttacacaaaataaaaaaaattacaccGCCAATTCCGCCCAGCGCGTTCACGCGCGTTGTGTCTCACCGTGTCATGTTCGGATCGCACGACCTGAATATGTGCACTCGTTTTATCTAAAAAGTATCGGCGCATTTTGTTATCAATTAGTTTTATATTTCCCTTCCGATGGATATTTCAAAAAGGACTCAATCGAATTGTAATTCCAACGTTAGATAAAGGGTTTGTACTATTTCTCCCTAATCTCGCACGCGGGTCTAGGTATCTACTATTGTACTGCCAAGGAGTTACTGAAATCATCACAACCGAGGCATTTTTCAGCTAGAGTTGATATAAAACGCATTTATACTAAAATGTTATACCTATTTATAATTCATTT
This window harbors:
- the LOC119356911 gene encoding serine/threonine-protein kinase PCRK1-like, which produces MWWLPPCFHGGNAAKGEGRDQFDPNPVSPAAASARSMSTATSSTITAPSGSDLTGSINASDMSADSIQRPQQYPSFADRPANLRVFTYAELRAATRNLSRSLMLGEGGFGCVYRGAIKVDAAAGDGTPPPMEVAVKHLNRNGLQGHKEWLTEVNVLGIVDHPNLVKLVGYCADDDERGAQRLLVYEYMPNRSVDDHLSGRAIGTTLSWPMRLRVALDAAKGLKYLHEDMDFQIIFRDLKTSNILLDEDWNAKLSDFGMAREGPTEGLTHVSTAVVGTLGYAAPEYIQTGRLNAKSDIWSYGVLLYELITGRRPIDGERPRGEQKLLDWVKPYISDTNRLRLIVDPKLEGRYSIKSVAKLVTVANRCLARLPKARPRMGEVLDMVQKAVDVDGAAAGAGAPPLHHYSSGGGREEGGSSKLRRDGKKGFHGQWRAGRGKGPLMC